A segment of the Cryptosporidium parvum Iowa II chromosome 5, whole genome shotgun sequence genome:
tctctataaatttcttcatGTTTTGTTGCTGtgaatttatttactttatcaatttcttcatttaataattctctaaaaatataatcaCAAGCAATACTTTCTGATAAGATATCTGGAAGTTGTCTTTCTGAAAATCCAACTGAGGTAATATAACCATTCTTTTCTATATAAGTTGATACTGCTTTCTTATTTGGACCATATTGAGATGCTAATCTTAGGATTATTTCACATATTCTCTTTGTATCAacataataattaattacatTATCAGATGTTTTAAATACATAATCTTTTGAAGGAATCATtcatatattaaattcaccaagttattaataatatacaaatttataattttcaagCAAATTACCAAATTAAGTGCattcaatatataaattaaagtcaattaattcaatagtttgttttatttttataattattaatttttttttaatcaaatttaataaaatatccaaattcttttttttttcatataaatattattattgactTTTTTCGAGTGATTTAtgatattttgaataaataatataaaatatccaaaaaataatatgaatatgaatattaataataaatattcaaattattgattatttgatttcttttcttcaattgaTCCAAAATTATAGAATTCTtgaaaatcattattaatatctaaTAACTTATAAGAGAATTCTTTAGGTTTATAATTACTATCTTTATAATTTGATAATACACTATAAATCCAGTCAATATAAACCATAGAATATTTAGTTAAACAAGAATGACCTTCACCAAGCATTAATGTATTTTTAATGTTAGCTTTGaagttatttattaaatacttaatatctttttttgcACTTCTAAATGGAAATACAAAATCTGGATTGCAATAAGTAAGTAAGATAGGGGTCTTCAAACCTTCATTTGTAATTAAAGGATCcattgatattaatttcttcattgCTCTTTCAGGTAGAAAGCTTGCAGTAGAAACCAATCCTCCTAGAACATATTTCGTTCTCAAAGTAACAGAAAGACTTAATGCACCACCTTGACTATATCcataaatgaaaattctttttggATCATATTTTTCAACTTCAATTagataattaattaacaTAATAACAGATTCAACAGAATACATCCATTGTTTTAAATTAACTTGCTTTAGTCTAACTCCAAAAGCAAAGTCTGCCCAAGCATATCTATAAACCCATTTAATTGAGCCAATAGGTTTaaattttctcaaaaaaGGATGTACAAAAATGATTCCAGTATCTTTTCTAAATTGATCACCATACATCTTCATTTGTGAAATAAATGGATAATATGTATACTTGAATGcttccaaataaatttggTCAGAACTTACTCctaataaagaaatgataatatttttaggACGTCTTGGTTTAAAAATTTCGAGGATACTTGAATAGTCACCAGGAGTTACACTATTTGAATATAGGTCAAAATTATCTAAAGAATGACATTTAGTGGATGTACATCTATTAAATTCCGTGGTTTCATTATCTTGAATTGTTTGATTAATGCCATAGTAATATGTTTCATTTGCTTTCAAAGTTGTAATATCTGTTTGATTGgtaaaatttaaattttgatgataattaagaattaaatattcttcaaaagAGAAGGCTTTAGCAATTTTTCCAGGATGTCTTGGttgttttttcttttttctttttagtctgaaataattgaaaaatctCCATATTTTAGATTTTGTAAATCTTTCTGGGTTTAAATATGGGTCCTCATAATTTAAAGCCTCACTTTTTgctttttctttcaaatttttattaattaatctaAGTCTTTTTAAAGTTCTTTCTAGATGAATCAATGAATTCTGATCTTTACTGAAAAATAGTAATGGAGAATAATAAGTTAAACTTGGAATGTTATGTGTATCAATCTTTTCGATATAAATTGTGgaattctttgaatatacagctttaattataataataaataaaaatgttaTCAATTTCATGCTCAAacttataatttaattatattaatgaattattacattaattaatgcaaATTTACTCAATTAAATTGATACTTGTcttatcaaattttttcttcggtgtttaattattatattaaagtaATTCCAACTTCAGTTTTACTTGGAATAAAGAATGAACCTTAACTTAGAACTtgctttatttattaatattaaataatatctttgCAATATAAatctttcttcttttttttttttataatatatatataggtaactttaaataattgaatgCAGGCATAATGCATATgtctattaattttaatgcaaagtttttttttaattattatttttttaatcaaattaaaaagattccattaatatattaactatcagtattattctttttaattatttaattttatcttattttctttaatttaaattattatggtaatttcttttaattcatgAAATGCCAATTATTCAaggtttttttttcaatatcataatattaagattGTTACAATTATCACTTTTGTATTCTTAATGAATTCCTTTTATCTAAATACtcataatttaattttattagaaaattttatacatttttatatattatgtAAAATATTGgcatttctttttaaatgtGTTTTCCCCCCTTGATTAATAATGCATACCGGTATTTAAAATTACGTGTAAAAAAATTTCCACatgcaataatattacgtgtaatatattaattaatttgcaAATTCTGATTTGCttaaatttcattaaaatgGTCTGTAAAAATGGTAAATAAGTGAAAATATAAGTTTCAaagttaaatttaaaaattgaaataaaatttcaaaaaaccTAGTTATTTTTATACTACTTTAAAGAACTAATTAagctattaataataaatttcaaaatatttaaagaattattaagagTAAGTAATtgtgaattaataattttttcagtatttaaataaaaattctgattttttaaatggcaataattgtttaaattaaatagcTCACAAAGCTTATGGTATTCTATAATTTCAACAGTTCCATTAAAACAGTttgttaaaattttaaaacGATCATACATTTCCTGAAGAATCTTTATATGAGAATTTGCGAGATTTTTATATATGGTgttaatttgtttttttgaaCAGTTAGAAATCAACCAAGATTGTATtaatgtaataataaagcttggaccaaaaataaatgaattaattctttcaaataaattttgtaACATTATATAAGTTAATTGATTACtttcattaaattgaataattttatcaatggttttaataatattttcattaaaaaattcacGAATTTgagtattaataaagttaGTTAAATGTTCAATATCATCTTTATTGATTTGGCTTGAATTAGAGTCAAATTTTACATTAATAATGGTAAATAGAAAGTTGATTAATGGAAgattaatatcttttaaaagttttaaGTCAAAATCTGGAAAtaaattggaatatttacTTGATAATGTATAATCTTTTAATGaatcaataattgaattaaataattttatgtCCATTCTATTTTTACTTGAAATTAAGTCATGGAATAATAACAAAGGAGTCAACCAAATCTTTAATCtttgtattaaaatatatcttAATTTTGGTAAACTATtaacaaattttaatatttctatattgAATTTAGGAATTGAAGTAATTTTCtctaattcaataatattaatattatctgAATAGTTAAATAAActttttggaaataattcttctgatactttattaaaagaataatcCACTTTATAAATTGGagtataataattaattattggagATAAATCTTGTTTGATTATTGAACatgaatcaaaattatcCATGATATTATCTATATTACAACCAAAAAagtgaataataataggtTTATAACTATTAAATAAACTAAGAATATTCTCCAAATaatcattcttttttaatgaaattgaagCCAAAAACATagaaaagatattattcaaaaaatcaaaGCTGAATAACATTtctataatataattttttgatatttcttGAGTAATCTTGCaagtttcaaataaattttccaaagaaaaagaattctcTCTTAAAGATTCTATGCAAGTCTCTCTAAGTTCATTATAAATATCATAATATGAATTCAATAAAGTTTTggtattatttttgaaatcaaaatttgatttgtcttttaatgatttattctttaaagaatataaatgaTCCATACTAAATTCTggatttttaattaaatcacTCATACAATCAATAAATGGACAGGATATCATTTCAAGATAATTACCATAAACATTTAAAGTTGTTATTTGagatcttttaatattaagtatttcatttctaatataatgagaaattgaaaatgaaccCAAAATTGGAAGAATTTCTGAAAGTAAATTATTCACAATATAATCAACTTTAtgatcaataataaaattattaagaaatgataaaacaaaaatacaaatacCAGTTGGATTAATTTCCAAatcttttatattatcATCTGTAATACTTAAACAATACATTGATATTGATATCATAAATCTTATATAACttgattttaatgaattattcttacagaaataattcattatatcttcattaatattatttttcaatattaataacactttatttatatctaataataaagattcatccaagaattttttcttattgtTATCaccaattaataataatggaataAACTGGttaaatattgttattatttgtattctTGAAGTAAAGAATTCcaaatccaaattcttttttatatgGAATTCCATAatgttttcttttaataataacaacAAATCTTCAAGTATAATTACAATAAtatgtttattattataacataaattggaattaaaataataatgtaatACCAATTTCAAATCAATCACtgtatttttattatttgaattaattaatctaataatttcattatttacttCTTCAAGTAAATTATCATATAAAAATTCATAATTTGAAGTTTCATTACTGTTTAATTTTATACAATATAACAATTCtacaaataattcaagtaaaattattcttcCTTTTAATTCagttaataaaaataaagataatcTATTTTTCCCTTGataataatcatcatcatcttcctcttcattatttatattaatcatacttaatatttgttCAAGTAAATTCGAATAAGAATCACTCTCTAATggatatatattatttgatgaattacTATAAAAAGAGGCAATTGTTGATTGAGtttgaaaagaagaagaatttgttATTTGAGTTGATTGAGAATTTtgtaaatttaatgatgaatttaCATTTGTGGTAATGttatcaaataaagaattttttattttcaaattttcttgaaatatttttattataaataatttaattattctaatattatCCCAATCAAAGtctgaattattatcaaaattcttaattaaataaataagagTATTTTTGCAATTAATCAAGTAATCATTTTCATGgttattttttattgataattcaaaattttgtaaaatcatcaaattctttaaatttgaaatcttttcattattaatacatgGATAaagattatttattaaagtggctaattcattaatacagttaaaataattcttaatttcattattaactctgaaaataaataatttaatcaaGTAAATCattgatattattcttctttcataaagttttaaattaatattattattactattttcattcaaatatttattaacaagtaataataaaagtacatcttcttttttattattattttggttattattatataattgattttgaaatattgtaaatgatgttaatatatttaaagccaaaaaatatgaatttttatttcttttcaaatatttattacaacAAATTTTCATGGtatcaaattcttttaaataatataataaagacaaattatcaatttcaaattgttctgataatatattcattgaAGAAGCATCatgtaaataatttgataattctttaagtttactattattacttaaaaAACTTCCATTTATTACATAATAATgccaaattattataataatttcttcacTCAAAGGTTtaattttcattacttTGTTAATATCATCCTCAGcaagaataatatttcccATTCGTGAATATGAAAGTCCtcttaatgaaattaattgaagaataatttcttgaataagagaattatcatttccatctttaaattttgattttatacGATTTAAAAGATTGGTAGATTGTTTTACAGCTATTTGGAATTGTCCTTTTTGGATTAaatcataaatatttttaatttggtcctgattcattattttacgaatcaataattcaaatcttCATGCttaaaagttaattttatataaaatcaattttttttaagaatttccaaatcaaatcaaaaaaaaattctttttttcttgaattggATCATGATCAtcattattgaaattttttaaaaaaaaataatgattaaatctttaaaattatattatacCCGGTAcctgaaataatattttctagtaagaaaaaaaagggGGGTGCCCGCctaatttataataatgaggagaataataaacaattaaagctaaatgattaataaaagtgcaataaataataaaaataaggatgaattgataaatttactggaatttaatatcatcttttctttttttttgttaaaaaaaaaagagtaaataaatttaatttgcattattattaatattattttttattgaaagaaatgcattcattaaaacaaataataatattagttttTATAATTGGTttaacattattaaatgGTATTGAAAGTAAGGGATATCGTGAATccagaattaataaagtaataaaaatagaaacAAGAAGTAAATCGAATGCAAAATCTGATTCTAATGATACATGTAATGTTAATACCATGCATATTTCAAACTTTATGAATACATCACGTTGGAGAAGAATTAGAAACAAATTAGGTACTGGTTGGgatgatgaattaataccaccattaatattttgtgtTAAGATTTTAGATAAGCCAACAAATACTTCAAATTCATGTAATAGAAATacatttgatttaattttaaacGATGGAATTCATAAAAGTAAGAATTCAGTTGTAATAGCAACAGTTAGtgatatattaaaaggAGAAGAAAAGTGTATTTTTGTATCACCATGTGAAATATTACGTCGTATATATTggaatgataataattttacaaATTCTATTAGTAACttagaatttaatattaattcaacaTTTGAAAGTATTTCACCAAATCAAAGATTTATATCAGTAATTAGTATTAAAGGTTTAGCAAGATCATTAAAGAAAGCAAAGAATCCATGGGATAATCACTTGAAGTTAGTtcaaaaattcaagaatGTTCAAgcattatcattatttatacCATATAAACCACATTCAAAAAGTTTTATTTCCGATACATGTATTGTTAAACCTAAAGTAACTAGTATATTTTATGGTAAAAATAAGCCATCAGTAtgtaaatttaataattgtatGTGGAATATTTGGATTGGTCAATTATCTGGAGAATTTGTTAATGAAAGATGTACTATAGGAAAAGCATCTTCAAAAGGAGATTACATTGTTGGATGGTTCTCTCCATNTTGMAAYYSATTCKGAAAYTCTYSGYTCAGTGAAATTAAMMMTGCAATGGAATTCACCAGAAGATCCAAATGAAAGTACTTGTTCATTTACTAATGAGacagaaaagaaaattgtTGAATATGATAAAGAAACTCAATTACGCGGTGGTAATTTAAGATCTGATTGGTTCCCTAGTACCGAAGATCATAAATATGAAACTATTTATGAGATTGATTCCGAGAGGActaatacaaatataagATCTACTGAAACTAAATTGGACAATAcagttgaaaataattcattatcatcaaaTTTGATGACTATAgattcatcatcatcatcttcttcttcttcttctaccacaacaacaactactactaccactaccactaccactactactactactactactactactaccacaACTACAAGAAATCATATCTttatttcatcatcaaCTACATTAAAGccaaaattatcaatagGATCATGTCACGATTCTAATATGAGTGTATGTGTTAATGGAAAGTGTGGAAATCCAAAAAATTTATGGTCAAGTTGTCATACAAATAGAACACGTCATTTAGgtgaagatgaagaagttAATGTAAATACTGGAAACAATAATGAAATACAAATTGAGTGGATTGATTTGAATAATGAACCAAAAGTTTTTAAAGATAGTAAAGGCaacatttattataatGTGGATGGTTTTGTTGACAATACAATAACTAACTCTACAGAACTATCAAACCAGGAATCTAAATCTCATGAagtttctaataataatatgtgTGTAGAAGATCATGTTTGTGCATGTATGATGGAAGGATTAGTAGAAGAGGATATTACAGTTATTGATGGAGATGAggatgataatgatgatgatagTGAAccaattaatgataataaagttaataatgaaaCTAAAAGTGTAGGATTTGATAGGATTCAGAGTAAATATGATAAAAAATCACTATTAGAAAAATGGTTAGATTTGAAGAAGATTTATGAGAGTTGAATATCTTGAAATAAAGAAGTTTTTTGTTCtcatataataaaaaaacaaatttgaaagatagtaataataataaagagaaataataattagaagaaataagTAAGCYTTAATGAATTAGATCAAGCAGaatagaataaaaaaaataaataaataaatatcatATTTCATATGATTTTTAAGAGAATTTTAACATTGAGGATTAATAAAAAGCATTACttcttatttattataatttcttatttttcttcatatttGTGAAAGATAGAAAGTTTCTTGAATCTAATTCAAGATTTATTCAATGCTTTACTTTTATTCTTCTCATTAAATTTATGTTATCtttgtttattttattaaatatttaatatattcaacaTTTACAACATTTAGATTCTGTTTCTGTAGGCTTTTCGGAAGtgcatttatttttttttgcaaatACATTCAGGTGAACATTTACATTCATCCTTACAGCATGAGCAACAACAACAGCAGCATTTTCcattaacatttttttgaGATTCACTTTCGGGGCAAGTTTTAATGCAACACTTGCAATTTGCAGTACATTTACATTGTTCACAATTAGTCATTTTGAATAAGTTCTTTTAATGATTAGGCGATCAAAAAATGATAGGTAAGATAATAAGTAAGTATAACAATAAAGTTTACTGCTAATAgcagaaataataatgataagtTCTGAATTGGACTTTAAAACAAGattgattttctttaaattaatatttgaatattcaaGACTATTTTTGAAACTATATAAATGTCTTCAAAATAGGACAAGAAAAtagtaaaatattaaagaaaagagcCTTTCAAcaatgaaaaaataatatcaataaataGCAGAAAGCTTTAAATGAAACACtaatttctattttgtattttatttttaattatctctttttcaataaattaagaaattatatattttttaaatatttaaatttcaaattagGCGCCAGCGCctaatttgaaatttaaatattaataaataaggGTTAcgtaattattaaagaaaaaaaagaaaaaataacaataaaaataaaaataagtgttaaatattaagtaattaattaaaatggCATTAAATACAGATGGTGGAAAGAAGAAGCCTTTGAAGCAAGCAAAAAGTGAGAAGTTTGTGACAGAGGAGGATTTagaattcaaaaagaagcaagcagaagaaaagaagaaattacaACAGATGAGTAAGGACCTTAAAAgtaaaaagaaatgatgAAGTGAATTTTAAGGATAGagattttgaattagaAGTTGAAAAAAGCgagaattattgaattaatatataattaagtTAATAGGGATTTCTATAGATTTCTTTGTGAATGATAGGAACTATTACATTGTAGATTAGTATaggaatttaatattaaggtATCATTTTGCGatatatattgaattgaattatttatttttgctgtaattttattattcatcaAGTATTATTCCAGTACAAAAATCTAAAATCTCCAAGAATATTAGTgttgaatttatttcttattatataatatatagaaagtaaaatgaataatatacCAGAGATAATATAAAGTATACCAAAATAAGGATTTTTTCCACCAAAAATAGTACTTTGTGAAATAACAATATGCTTTGAaccattaaaaaaatgtacAGGATATCTATTTTTAACATGTATTTTAAGAGGtaaaatcaatttatttttttttgaatttaatttaccataaattttattaaaagttGAGAATGCAGAAAGTTTCATCCATACAATAAAATGAGGATTTTCAATTCTACCAGGGAATATATCTTTTGGTAACcaatcattaaatttatgATTAAGTAATTCATGTTCAggtatatttttataattaatttgatcaGATTTAAAAGTTATAGTATCAATAGAATCATCAATTTCGATTGGATCATTTTGACCATCTAATATTGTAAAAGtatcattaaaaatagTAAGAGTTGCAACACCACATGggtaaaatatttttccctgtttatctttaataactGGATAGCAGTCTGATAGAGtttcttcattatataTTAGTTCTCCAGATAGTTGTCTATCACTTCtactaaaaataaaacttttattattttgataaaaatttcttaattgataatatataaaaaaatctccttttaaatattttaactCGTTACCATTAATCATTGAAGGGTTACAATGTTCGCTTTTAATCTCTACTATTGTATCTATAACTTTTCCATTTCCTGGTGAATCttcataattaataatacattCAAT
Coding sequences within it:
- a CDS encoding signal peptide containing protein with threonine stretches,possible mucin, translated to MHSLKQIIILVFIIGLTLLNGIESKGYRESRINKVIKIETRSKSNAKSDSNDTCNVNTMHISNFMNTSRWRRIRNKLGTGWDDELIPPLIFCVKILDKPTNTSNSCNRNTFDLILNDGIHKSKNSVVIATVSDILKGEEKCIFVSPCEILRRIYWNDNNFTNSISNLEFNINSTFESISPNQRFISVISIKGLARSLKKAKNPWDNHLKLVQKFKNVQALSLFIPYKPHSKSFISDTCIVKPKVTSIFYGKNKPSVCKFNNCMWNIWIGQLSGEFVNERCTIGKASSKGDYIVGWFSPXXNXFXNSXXSEIXXAMEFTRRSK
- a CDS encoding hypothetical protein (domain similar to COG3889, predicted solute binding protein, signal peptide plus thr stretch, possible mucin); translated protein: MTIDSSSSSSSSSSTTTTTTTTTTTTTTTTTTTTTTTTTRNHIFISSSTTLKPKLSIGSCHDSNMSVCVNGKCGNPKNLWSSCHTNRTRHLGEDEEVNVNTGNNNEIQIEWIDLNNEPKVFKDSKGNIYYNVDGFVDNTITNSTELSNQESKSHEVSNNNMCVEDHVCACMMEGLVEEDITVIDGDEDDNDDDSEPINDNKVNNETKSVGFDRIQSKYDKKSLLEKWLDLKKIYES
- a CDS encoding conserved protein with 2 transmembrane domain: MEINSGLRQRNNMEKLCDNEEKIFTNNELIYCSNEATINSNNESNLNNNNNNNVSSEYYSKISMKKEKERNEKNHFHLKNNKVINNIERWIPFYTPHYLILIYIFVGITFITVGIFLQIFSNNTIECIINYEDSPGNGKVIDTIVEIKSEHCNPSMINGNELKYLKGDFFIYYQLRNFYQNNKSFIFSRSDRQLSGELIYNEETLSDCYPVIKDKQGKIFYPCGVATLTIFNDTFTILDGQNDPIEIDDSIDTITFKSDQINYKNIPEHELLNHKFNDWLPKDIFPGRIENPHFIVWMKLSAFSTFNKIYGKLNSKKNKLILPLKIHVKNRYPVHFFNGSKHIVISQSTIFGGKNPYFGILYIISGILFILLSIYYIIRNKFNTNILGDFRFLYWNNT
- a CDS encoding carboxylesterase , lysophospholipase, signal peptide, whose amino-acid sequence is MKLITFLFIIIIKAVYSKNSTIYIEKIDTHNIPSLTYYSPLLFFSKDQNSLIHLERTLKRLRLINKNLKEKAKSEALNYEDPYLNPERFTKSKIWRFFNYFRLKRKKKKQPRHPGKIAKAFSFEEYLILNYHQNLNFTNQTDITTLKANETYYYGINQTIQDNETTEFNRCTSTKCHSLDNFDLYSNSVTPGDYSSILEIFKPRRPKNIIISLLGVSSDQIYLEAFKYTYYPFISQMKMYGDQFRKDTGIIFVHPFLRKFKPIGSIKWVYRYAWADFAFGVRLKQVNLKQWMYSVESVIMLINYLIEVEKYDPKRIFIYGYSQGGALSLSVTLRTKYVLGGLVSTASFLPERAMKKLISMDPLITNEGLKTPILLTYCNPDFVFPFRSAKKDIKYLINNFKANIKNTLMLGEGHSCLTKYSMVYIDWIYSVLSNYKDSNYKPKEFSYKLLDINNDFQEFYNFGSIEEKKSNNQ